The DNA segment AGCCGCAGCAACAGATACTCACTGTTTGAGCAAAGTCAGTGAAAAATCACAGTGCAAGATAAATAGCTTTGCTAATTGATGGGTGAGGTAATAGGTGATTTGGACGATGACTCAGAATGAGGTTTTATACATGCCTCATTCTGAGGTTAACAAGGTCAGCTATTGAGCTTAATTATCGACGACGACTTTCTCATCGATAATCACGGGCAGTACTTGCTCTTTGCCTTGGCGGATAACCGTCATCATGATTTTCTTGCCGGGCGTGGTTTCGGCAATTCTATCCATCAGCATTTCGACCCCAGGTACATCCTCGCCATCGTATTTGATGATCACATCCCTTGGCTGTAGCTGTGCCCGTGCCGCTGGGCCATTAGGATCGACACCAGTGACCAATACGCCACGTAAATCGGGCAGGTTGAGGATTTGCGCTACGACAGGGTTAATCGGTTCACCTGAGATCCCTAAGGCACCACGGATCACCCGACCATTTTTAATCAGTTTACCCATAATGCTGTGGGCCAATTTTATCGGGATCGCGAAGTTAATCCCGTGGCCGCCACCTTCGCCGCCCACTTGGAAGGCGGCGGTGTTGATACCAATCAGGCTGCCGTTAGTGTCGATTAAGGCGCCACCCGAGTTACCGGCGTTAATTGCAGCATCTGTCTGTAAAAAGTCTAAATAACCAGAACTTAAGCCATTACGACCCGTGGCGCTGATAATACCTTGGGTAATGGTTTGGCCGAGGTTATAAGGGTTACCGATGGCTAATACCACATCGCCAACCTGCGGTGGGCTGTCGAGATTGACGGGCACAGTAGGAAGATTATCGCCTTCGATCTTAAGCACTGAAAGATCGGTTTCGGGATCAAAACCTACGACTTCCGAGGTGAATTTGCGGCCATCCTGCAGGGCCACCACAATTTCATCGGCTTTTTTAATCACATGATAATTCGTGAGAATATAGCCTTCTTTACTCATGATCACCCCAGAGCCTAGGCCTTGGAGGGAGCCAGAGTTCAGCGGACGGCTCTGATCGATACTTAAGCTATAAATATTGACTACGGCAGGGGCGGCGCGGCGTACGGCCTTAGCAAAGGAGAGTTCGACCGTATTATTACCACGGTTTTGCAGTAACGAGCTGCCGAGATTTTTATTGTCGAAGTAGTGTGTAACTAACAAAAACATGGCCGCCATGATAAGGCCGAAGAGTACGGCTTTACCGAGATATAACAGGGTTTCTTTTATTGTCATGGCAGGCTAAGTATTGAAAAAGGTGAGTTAGATTAACATGTTTAACAAGTTAAAGCATAGGGAACCCGCGTTCCCTATGCTGATCCGCATCTGATAATGGGATAAAGATCAGAGCGGCGTACCGATTAACGCAGCACTAAGTACAATAAGCTCTTACCACGGAGGATCTTCAGGGCGACTGCGCCTTCTTGATCTTTGAGCTGCTCCTTGAGTGATTTCAGATCTTTCACCGCCGAACGGTTAATGCCGACAATCACATCGCCTTTTTGTAAGCCGCTCATTGCCGCAGGTGAGCCCTGGGCCACCTCAGTAATTTCCACCCCTTTCGAAGCGTTTTCTAGCGAGGCACCTTGTAGCATGGGGTGTACAGCGCCCGCAGCTTTTTCAGTGGTTTGGCTTGCTTCACCTAGGGTGACATTCACGGTTTTCTTATCGCCATCGCGGATAAGTCCCAGTTCAACTTTGGCACCCGCGCCCATAGTCGCGACTTTTGCCCGCAGCTCTTGGAACGATTTAATCGCACGGCCGTCGACACTGACGATAATATCACCTGCCTTGATGCCGGCTTTTTCAGCGGCGCTGCCCGCGGTGACTTCATTCACAAAACCACCGTGCTGGGTGTCTAAGCCAAAGCCTTGGGCGAGCTGGCTATCTAGGTCGCGACCCGAAATTCCCAGTACGCCACGGCGAACTTCACCGTGCTCGGCAATCTGTGCCACAAGGTTTTTCACCATATTGGCGGGGATCGCAAAACCGATACCCACGTTACCACCGCCTGGGGCTACGATCGCGGTGTTAATACCAATCAGCTCACCTTTAAGGTTAACCAGCGCGCCACCCGAGTTACCGCTGTTAATCGCCGCATCGGTTTGGATAAAGTTTTCAAGCATTTCAATGCCTAAGCCGCTGCGACCTAGGGCGCTGACTATCCCAGAGGTGACGGTTTGGCCTAAACCAAAGGGGTTACCGATGGCGACGGCAAAGTCACCCACGCGCAGTTCATCAGAATCTGAGGTTTTGATTGCGACTAGATTTTTCGCTTCGATTTGCAGCAAGGCAATGTCGGACTCTGAATCGGTACCAATCAGCTTGGCTTTAACTTCACGGCCATCGTGCAGGCCGACTTGGATATCATCGGCACCATCGATCACATGGTTGTTGGTGACGATATAGCCTTTATCTGCGTCGATAATCACGCCTGAGCCTAAACCTCTAAAAGGACGCTCTTGCACTTGTTCTTGTGGTGCATTGGGGCCGAAGAAATAACGGAACACATCGGGTACACGTTGTTTAGACACGTGTGTGCCAGAAACCGCGACTGAAACCACGGCGGGGGTCGTGCGCTCTAGCATAGGCGCAAGACTTGGAATGGATTGACCCTCAACAGATTGCGGAATAGCGGCCTGTGAGACAGCGGGCATCATTGTCAGAGTTGCGGCTAACATTGCGGCTGAAAGTACAGATAGTTTCGTTTTCATCTATTCATAACTCCAAATAAGGGATCAAGGATCTGGATGTAATGCGTCGTGAGTTGTGTCCGCACCAGATCGAATCTGTATCGTTACCGGCTATTTGCCTAGGTAACCATTCGGACACGCACCTTATTGAAAAAGTTCATCAATATTAACAAAGGTTAATTTCTTAACGGCTATTTTATCAGCATTTTATTGAGTGTAACTTAAGTGAAACCTGTGGGCTTTTAAGGTCTTTTTCAAGTCTTAAAATGTTTCAATCGCCGCGTGAAATAAGTTAACAGCATAGCGCTTTCTAAATAAGTCTTTATCCTTTCACGCTTAATCTTGCTCTATATGTGGTCGAGTGCCGAAATATGGAATCAAGCGCCCTTTAGCTTGTTAGGGGATAAATATATGCCCTGTATGAGAGGCCGTGGTAATATCGACGCAGTTTTTCCAAAGGATAAAAGAGAATTATAACGTGCCCCAGTTAAGCCCTTGGCAGCATTACCAAAAAGATCTTACTCGTGATGGTTTTTCCCATGATCCCGCGCAGGAAATGGCCGTAAAGGCACTGCAACGCGTCTACGAAGATTTAACCGCTGCCGAAGCGCCAAGCTCACTATTAGGCAAGTTATTGACCTCCTTCAGCCTCAAGTCTGCACCTGTCGCGCCTAAGGGATTGTATCTCTGGGGCGGTGTTGGTCGCGGCAAAACCTATCTGATGGACACCTTTTTTGATGCGCTGCCAGGTAATCAAAAACTAAGGGCGCACTTTCACCGTTTTATGCATCAACTGCATTTGGATCTGGATGCGCTCAAAGGCACGCGCGATCCTTTGTTAGTGATTGCCAAACAAATGGCGGCTAAATACCGAGTCATTTGTTTTGACGAGTTTTTTGTCTCTGATATCACAGATGCCATGCTACTTGGCACCTTATTCCAAGCCCTCTTTAAAGAAGGCGTGGTCTTAGTCGCTACTTCAAACATCATTCCCGATGATTTGTATAAAAACGGATTGCAACGGGCACGATTCCTTCCCGCGATCGCCTTGATCAATCAGCATTGTGAAGTACTCAATGTGGATTCGGGCATCGACTATCGTCTGCGCACTCTCGAGCAGGCTGAGATTTATCACCATCCACTCGATGAAGAGGCCGACACTAACCTGCTGCGTTATTTCCGTCAGTTAGCCCCCGAGGCTGAAATTTCAACCGATGCGATTGAAATCGAAGGGCGCGCAATCTGCATACGTCAACAGGCGCAAGGCGTGTTACTCGCGGATTTCAGAGCTTTATGCGATGGCCCTCGTAGTCAGCGGGATTATATGGAGTTGGCGCGGATTTATCATACCGTGTTGGTGAGTGGCATCGAGCAAATGGGCGCGTTTTTAACGGGTGATGATATCGCCAGACGTTTTTTAGCCATGGTGGATGAGTTTTACGAGCGTAACGTTAAGTTGATCGTTTCCGCGCAGGTGCCGCTGGAAGAGATTTACGCTGATGGTTTATTGAGTTTTGAATTTAGACGTTGTCGCTCTCGCTTAATCGAAATGCAATCCCACGATTACTTAAAATCAGAGCATTTACCTTAGGTTAGCGAGTGCAAATCATTGGAGGTTAGCGCGTTTTTTATGCAAACCTCCTGTGGCTCATCCATCCCAGTGAAAATCAGCCTCACAGATCGATTTTTTATGATTTTTGTCAAAATATCAGGTGATTTTTAGCTCACGTTTGTCTATAATCCGCCACCTGCCCACGTTACTCCACCAAATTAGGTGGAAGTTGTACGCCGAGTTAAGTACTCGAAGGGGTACTGAAAGGCAATTTTGTGTTGTTTACCATTGTAGGCAACATGTGAGACAGAAATTAACTTTGGGTTTTTGTAATAATGAAGACTTTTACTGCTACACCAGAAACTGTAACTCGTGACTGGTTCGTCGTTGATGCTGACGGCAAAACTTTAGGTCGTATCGCTACCGAAATCGCTCTGCGTTTACGCGGTAAGCACAAGCCAGAATACACTCCTCACGTTGACACTGGTGATTACATCATCGTTATCAACGCTGAGAAAGTTACTGTTACTGGTAACAAAGCGCAAGGCAAGACGTACTACTCGCACTCAGGCTTCCCTGGTGGCATCAAGCAAATCAGCTTTGAAAAGCTGCAAGCTCACAAGCCAGAAATGATCATCGAGAAAGCAGTTAAGGGTATGTTACCAAAAGGTCCTCTGGGCCGTGCCATGTTCCGTAAACTGAAAGTTTACGCTGGCGCAGAACATAACCACGCTGCACAACAACCTCAAGTTCTTGATATCTAAACGGGATTAAGCAAATGGCTGCAACTCAGTACTACGGCACTGGCCGTCGCAAAACCTCTACAGCACGCGTATTCGCTAAAGCTGGTAGTGGCAACATCGTTGTAAATCAACGTCCTTTGGACCAATACTTTGGTCGTGAAACTGCTCGTATGGTTGTTCGTCAACCATTAGAACTAGTTGAAATGACTGACAAGCTGGACATCTATGTAACTGTTAAGGGCGGTGGTATCACTGGCCAAGCAGGTGCAATCCGTCACGGTATCACTCGTGCTCTGATGCAATTAGATGAAGCTCTGCGTCCATCATTACGTTCTGCTGGTTTCGTAACCCGTGACGCTCGTAAAGTTGAGCGTAAGAAAGTGGGTCTACGTAAAGCACGTCGTAAGCCACAATTCTCTAAGCGTTAATACGTTTTGGAATCTCAAAAAACCCAGCTTATGCTGGGTTTTTTATTGCCTAAAATTGGCTATGCTCGCGTTAATGAAAGTGTTTTTTGCTGACAGTTCGAAGAGAGGGGAAGATGAGCTTACAGTTATTCATGCTGGCCGTGGCACTGGTGCTGATTTTAGAGGGCGTGGGGCCTTTGTTATTCCCCAATAAATGGCGCCGATATTTAAATGAACTTTCCCATCAAAATCAGCAAGTTTTACGCCGAATTGGCGGTTCTTTAGTCACCGCAGGGCTGGTCATTTTGATTATTTTTTCATAAATGCCTTACCACTTGCGGTTTAAAATCTGTTAGAATCCATTTTTAACCACAACCTTGCAGCAAACAATGGGCAAAAACGTAGTTGTTCTCGGCACCCAATGGGGTGACGAAGGAAAAGGTAAGATTGTCGACCTTCTAACAGAACAGGCAAAATATGTAGTTCGCTACCAAGGCGGTCACAACGCGGGTCACACTCTGGTGATCAATGGCGATAAAACCGTACTTCATCTGATCCCATCAGGCATCCTACGCGACAATGTGAAATGCATTATCGGTAACGGTGTGGTGCTTGCACCCGACGCCCTGATGAAAGAGATCAAAATGCTCAAAGAGCGCGGCATTCCTGTTGAGGAACGTCTGCTGATCTCTGAAGCATGTCCGCTGATCCTACCATTCCACTGTGCCTTAGACATCGCTCGCGAAAAAGCGCGCGGTAATAAAGCGATTGGTACTACGGGTCGTGGTATTGGTCCTGCGTATGAAGACAAGATTTCCCGTCGCGGTCTGCGTGTTGGCGATCTGTTCAATGCTGAACTATTTGCTGAAAAGCTGAAAGAAGTTATGGCATATCATAACTTTATGCTGACAGAGTACTACAAAGTTGACGCCGTAGATTACGAGCAAACACTGAGCGATGCGTTAGCCTTAGCAGACTACCTGAAGAGCATGTGTGTTGACGTAACCGAACTGTTGGATAACGCGCGTAAAGCGGGTGAGCCAATTCTGTTCGAAGGTGCACAAGGTACACTGTTAGACATCGACCACGGTACTTATCCGTTTGTCACTTCGTCAAACACTACCGCAGGTGGTGTGGCGACAGGCAGCGGCTTTGGTCCACGTCATTTAGACTATGTCTTAGGTATCATGAAGGCATACACCACTCGCGTGGGTGCTGGTCCTTTCCCAACTGAACTCTTATGTGAAGTAGGTGATCATTTAGGGACCAAAGGT comes from the Shewanella mangrovisoli genome and includes:
- the degS gene encoding outer membrane-stress sensor serine endopeptidase DegS, whose product is MTIKETLLYLGKAVLFGLIMAAMFLLVTHYFDNKNLGSSLLQNRGNNTVELSFAKAVRRAAPAVVNIYSLSIDQSRPLNSGSLQGLGSGVIMSKEGYILTNYHVIKKADEIVVALQDGRKFTSEVVGFDPETDLSVLKIEGDNLPTVPVNLDSPPQVGDVVLAIGNPYNLGQTITQGIISATGRNGLSSGYLDFLQTDAAINAGNSGGALIDTNGSLIGINTAAFQVGGEGGGHGINFAIPIKLAHSIMGKLIKNGRVIRGALGISGEPINPVVAQILNLPDLRGVLVTGVDPNGPAARAQLQPRDVIIKYDGEDVPGVEMLMDRIAETTPGKKIMMTVIRQGKEQVLPVIIDEKVVVDN
- the rpsI gene encoding 30S ribosomal protein S9, translating into MAATQYYGTGRRKTSTARVFAKAGSGNIVVNQRPLDQYFGRETARMVVRQPLELVEMTDKLDIYVTVKGGGITGQAGAIRHGITRALMQLDEALRPSLRSAGFVTRDARKVERKKVGLRKARRKPQFSKR
- a CDS encoding DUF2065 domain-containing protein — encoded protein: MSLQLFMLAVALVLILEGVGPLLFPNKWRRYLNELSHQNQQVLRRIGGSLVTAGLVILIIFS
- a CDS encoding adenylosuccinate synthase, with protein sequence MGKNVVVLGTQWGDEGKGKIVDLLTEQAKYVVRYQGGHNAGHTLVINGDKTVLHLIPSGILRDNVKCIIGNGVVLAPDALMKEIKMLKERGIPVEERLLISEACPLILPFHCALDIAREKARGNKAIGTTGRGIGPAYEDKISRRGLRVGDLFNAELFAEKLKEVMAYHNFMLTEYYKVDAVDYEQTLSDALALADYLKSMCVDVTELLDNARKAGEPILFEGAQGTLLDIDHGTYPFVTSSNTTAGGVATGSGFGPRHLDYVLGIMKAYTTRVGAGPFPTELLCEVGDHLGTKGHEFGATTGRKRRPGWLDAVAMRRAVQINSVSGFCLTKLDVLDGLKEVKICVGYQHPDGTISKVTPLAAEGYEQVTPVYETMPGWSESTFGATSLEQLPQAAINYIKRIEELLETPIDIISTGPDRNETMILVSPFN
- the zapE gene encoding cell division protein ZapE; translated protein: MPQLSPWQHYQKDLTRDGFSHDPAQEMAVKALQRVYEDLTAAEAPSSLLGKLLTSFSLKSAPVAPKGLYLWGGVGRGKTYLMDTFFDALPGNQKLRAHFHRFMHQLHLDLDALKGTRDPLLVIAKQMAAKYRVICFDEFFVSDITDAMLLGTLFQALFKEGVVLVATSNIIPDDLYKNGLQRARFLPAIALINQHCEVLNVDSGIDYRLRTLEQAEIYHHPLDEEADTNLLRYFRQLAPEAEISTDAIEIEGRAICIRQQAQGVLLADFRALCDGPRSQRDYMELARIYHTVLVSGIEQMGAFLTGDDIARRFLAMVDEFYERNVKLIVSAQVPLEEIYADGLLSFEFRRCRSRLIEMQSHDYLKSEHLP
- the degQ gene encoding Do family serine endopeptidase DegQ; protein product: MKTKLSVLSAAMLAATLTMMPAVSQAAIPQSVEGQSIPSLAPMLERTTPAVVSVAVSGTHVSKQRVPDVFRYFFGPNAPQEQVQERPFRGLGSGVIIDADKGYIVTNNHVIDGADDIQVGLHDGREVKAKLIGTDSESDIALLQIEAKNLVAIKTSDSDELRVGDFAVAIGNPFGLGQTVTSGIVSALGRSGLGIEMLENFIQTDAAINSGNSGGALVNLKGELIGINTAIVAPGGGNVGIGFAIPANMVKNLVAQIAEHGEVRRGVLGISGRDLDSQLAQGFGLDTQHGGFVNEVTAGSAAEKAGIKAGDIIVSVDGRAIKSFQELRAKVATMGAGAKVELGLIRDGDKKTVNVTLGEASQTTEKAAGAVHPMLQGASLENASKGVEITEVAQGSPAAMSGLQKGDVIVGINRSAVKDLKSLKEQLKDQEGAVALKILRGKSLLYLVLR
- the rplM gene encoding 50S ribosomal protein L13; its protein translation is MKTFTATPETVTRDWFVVDADGKTLGRIATEIALRLRGKHKPEYTPHVDTGDYIIVINAEKVTVTGNKAQGKTYYSHSGFPGGIKQISFEKLQAHKPEMIIEKAVKGMLPKGPLGRAMFRKLKVYAGAEHNHAAQQPQVLDI